One Brachybacterium kimchii genomic window carries:
- a CDS encoding DUF4916 domain-containing protein, which produces MSRTAVDAEGAWFEPERMAELRRALPIAYVDVVPVRTDVDGAITQVGLLLRASGSGRIIRAIVSGRVLVHETLREAIARHVEKDLGTMAMPRIPVSPVPFTVAEYFPTPGQSLFTDPRQHAISLAYIVPVDGEAAPQEDALELTWFDVEELREGEVLSELDNGHDVIVRRALAHAGLV; this is translated from the coding sequence ATGAGCCGCACCGCCGTGGACGCCGAGGGCGCCTGGTTCGAGCCCGAGAGGATGGCCGAGCTGCGCCGCGCCCTGCCCATCGCGTACGTGGACGTGGTGCCCGTGCGCACCGACGTCGACGGCGCGATCACGCAGGTGGGGCTGCTGCTGCGCGCATCCGGGAGCGGACGGATCATCCGCGCGATCGTCTCGGGCCGCGTGCTCGTGCACGAGACGCTGCGCGAGGCCATCGCCCGGCACGTGGAGAAGGACCTCGGCACGATGGCGATGCCGCGGATCCCCGTCTCGCCCGTGCCATTCACTGTCGCCGAGTACTTCCCCACGCCCGGCCAGTCGCTGTTCACCGATCCGCGGCAGCACGCGATCTCTCTCGCGTACATCGTGCCCGTGGACGGCGAGGCGGCCCCGCAGGAGGACGCGCTCGAGCTCACCTGGTTCGACGTCGAGGAGCTGCGCGAGGGCGAGGTGCTCTCCGAGCTCGACAACGGCCACGACGTGATCGTGCGCCGCGCCCTCGCCCACGCCGGGCTGGTCTGA
- a CDS encoding histidine phosphatase family protein: MTLFGLVRHGQTDYNLRGLFQGSSDIPLNATGREQAHHALDGAPDIAWDAAVSSPLGRAEETARIIAEDHGISFVGTDPRLAEIDWGAAEGHDVAEMEARYPGRAFPGREGLQAVADRGYLALDDLAERFADQNVLVVAHGTFIRLLLSGVTGTHLPSIPNGALSLLRHEGESWQVEMIAGEAAEEPARTAPVGASPRFPLSEHHLRPYGL; encoded by the coding sequence ATGACCCTCTTCGGCCTCGTGCGACACGGGCAGACCGACTACAACCTGCGGGGCCTGTTCCAGGGCTCGAGCGACATCCCGCTGAACGCGACCGGCCGTGAGCAGGCGCACCACGCGCTCGACGGCGCGCCGGACATCGCTTGGGACGCGGCCGTCTCCTCCCCGCTCGGACGCGCGGAGGAGACCGCGCGGATCATCGCCGAGGACCACGGCATCTCCTTCGTCGGGACCGATCCGCGCCTGGCGGAGATCGACTGGGGCGCGGCCGAGGGGCATGACGTCGCCGAGATGGAGGCCCGCTACCCCGGGCGCGCGTTCCCCGGGCGCGAGGGCCTGCAGGCTGTCGCCGACCGCGGCTACCTCGCGCTCGACGATCTCGCCGAGCGCTTCGCCGACCAGAACGTGCTCGTGGTCGCCCACGGCACCTTCATCCGCCTGCTGCTCTCCGGCGTCACCGGGACGCACCTGCCCTCGATCCCCAACGGCGCACTGTCCCTGCTGCGCCACGAGGGCGAGTCGTGGCAGGTCGAGATGATCGCCGGAGAGGCCGCCGAGGAGCCTGCGCGCACCGCGCCCGTGGGGGCCTCTCCGCGCTTCCCGCTCTCCGAGCACCACCTGCGTCCCTACGGACTCTGA
- a CDS encoding HNH endonuclease signature motif containing protein has product MEQPESQGRLDLPGEPAVESTFSILDDLEKMSERQREDMHVHTPRFVAAPPEGVKPLFVVKESKKPVCRDVVARRVTARPDAELTAQVRALWDEGVDESYELSRRFVALAPFWAGREDMDADPYEVEQQDLMVAVAMRCTRGQAAKAITDAHRAVDLLPRCTQALEAGEFPAEWFRALLRRTADFTPAEMVLVDVTVASWCLAIMPRVFTKCLDLLVAKIQQRHPKEPEEVSATRRRMVLDPGTLDGVASLRIIGPAPEIKALAGKFDQAARAIQNAQRHALMEGTEIPLDPDRRVENEGMPLSLNLIRYHLAHAAQLDTGGITVPEARFRLNVLVPFLTLVGGDDAPGVLEDGTPIPAQMAREIAGKSEEWFRVLTDPSSGEFLPRPADKYRPTGAMLEHLRLRGQSCGVPGCERAASVASEADHIVEYNHADPVCGGRTAVENLHFLCWFHHAMKTAGKLDPVRVEADEAPAGTAGTVWEMHERFRVFREDDTDLLTPQAVAQLDAVWDSTQRRQDDYEQQRDAEDGSSAESPSPDPSRLDSPWPIRPGPPDPWPRVDMDHAGASDLEEVPVEKPVRRRYQPLPTFRYDGDIPISATTRRPRKRQDPPPKFDPGPPPF; this is encoded by the coding sequence GTGGAGCAGCCGGAGTCGCAGGGTCGTCTGGACCTGCCCGGGGAGCCGGCGGTCGAGTCGACCTTCTCGATCCTCGATGACCTGGAGAAGATGTCCGAGCGTCAGCGCGAGGATATGCATGTCCACACGCCCCGGTTCGTGGCCGCGCCCCCGGAGGGTGTCAAGCCCTTGTTCGTGGTGAAGGAGTCCAAGAAGCCGGTGTGCCGGGATGTGGTGGCGCGCAGGGTGACGGCCCGCCCTGATGCGGAGCTGACCGCGCAGGTCCGTGCCCTGTGGGACGAGGGTGTCGATGAGTCCTATGAACTCTCCCGGCGTTTCGTGGCCCTGGCGCCGTTCTGGGCGGGGCGCGAGGACATGGACGCCGACCCCTACGAGGTCGAGCAGCAGGACCTGATGGTCGCCGTGGCGATGCGCTGCACCCGCGGCCAGGCCGCCAAAGCCATCACCGACGCCCACCGCGCCGTGGACCTCCTCCCGCGCTGCACCCAGGCGTTGGAGGCGGGGGAGTTCCCTGCGGAGTGGTTCCGGGCCCTGTTGCGGCGCACCGCGGATTTCACGCCGGCGGAGATGGTGCTGGTGGATGTCACGGTCGCTTCGTGGTGTTTGGCGATCATGCCGAGGGTGTTCACGAAATGCCTCGACCTGCTGGTGGCGAAGATTCAGCAGCGTCATCCGAAAGAACCCGAAGAAGTCTCCGCGACTCGTCGCCGCATGGTGTTGGACCCTGGAACCCTCGATGGCGTGGCGTCGTTGCGGATCATCGGCCCGGCCCCGGAGATCAAAGCATTGGCGGGGAAGTTCGATCAGGCGGCTCGTGCGATCCAGAACGCCCAGCGTCACGCCCTGATGGAGGGCACGGAGATCCCGCTGGATCCGGATCGTCGGGTGGAGAACGAGGGCATGCCCCTGTCGCTGAACCTGATCCGCTATCACCTGGCGCATGCCGCGCAGCTCGACACCGGTGGCATCACCGTCCCGGAGGCGCGGTTCCGGTTGAACGTTCTCGTCCCCTTCCTGACCCTGGTCGGTGGGGATGACGCCCCGGGCGTCCTCGAGGATGGGACGCCGATTCCCGCGCAGATGGCGAGAGAGATCGCCGGGAAGAGCGAGGAATGGTTCCGGGTGCTGACGGATCCCTCGTCGGGTGAGTTCTTGCCGCGGCCGGCGGACAAGTACCGGCCCACGGGGGCGATGCTCGAACACCTGAGACTTCGCGGCCAATCCTGCGGCGTCCCTGGTTGCGAACGCGCAGCGTCTGTGGCCTCCGAGGCGGATCACATCGTGGAGTACAACCATGCGGATCCGGTGTGTGGTGGTCGGACGGCGGTGGAGAACCTGCACTTCCTGTGCTGGTTCCACCACGCGATGAAAACCGCCGGGAAACTCGACCCTGTCCGCGTGGAGGCAGACGAGGCCCCGGCGGGGACCGCGGGCACGGTGTGGGAGATGCACGAACGCTTCCGCGTGTTCCGCGAGGACGACACCGACCTCCTCACACCCCAAGCCGTCGCCCAACTCGACGCCGTCTGGGACTCGACGCAACGCAGGCAAGACGACTACGAGCAGCAACGCGATGCCGAGGACGGAAGCAGCGCAGAGTCGCCGTCTCCCGATCCCTCCCGGTTGGACTCGCCCTGGCCGATCCGGCCCGGGCCACCTGACCCGTGGCCCCGCGTGGACATGGACCACGCCGGCGCCTCTGATCTCGAAGAGGTCCCGGTCGAGAAACCCGTCCGGCGCCGGTACCAACCACTCCCGACGTTCCGCTACGACGGCGACATCCCCATCAGCGCCACCACCCGAAGGCCACGCAAACGCCAGGACCCGCCACCCAAGTTCGACCCCGGACCACCACCCTTCTGA
- a CDS encoding DUF3618 domain-containing protein, translated as MAKKNKVSLEDMRQEATRRQDNLASDIDELVDRVNPKNAVARWANEAVSTVKGLFRR; from the coding sequence GTGGCCAAGAAGAACAAGGTGTCCCTGGAGGACATGCGCCAGGAGGCGACGAGGCGCCAGGACAACCTGGCCTCGGACATCGACGAGCTCGTGGACCGTGTGAACCCCAAGAACGCCGTCGCCCGCTGGGCCAACGAGGCCGTCAGCACCGTGAAGGGCCTCTTCCGCCGCTGA
- a CDS encoding YchJ family protein translates to MRGHARHLRSRWAPRDTGAMPSPAPANDPGDPLRHDGRERGAGPATAAAPAPAPETAPTPAPDDSCLCGSGQAFASCCRPILAGDRHAPTAEALMRSRFSAFTLGDTAHLRRSWDATQRPSAAELEASDDDDLRWQKLRILDVVAGGPGDAEGVVEFVAIARGSAGKVRLHERSRFRRVEEAPGWVYVDGEIRG, encoded by the coding sequence ATGCGAGGTCATGCTCGTCATCTTCGCAGTCGGTGGGCTCCGCGGGATACTGGGGCGATGCCCTCCCCCGCCCCCGCCAATGACCCCGGCGACCCCCTGCGGCACGACGGTCGCGAGCGTGGCGCTGGTCCTGCGACTGCTGCTGCTCCGGCCCCCGCTCCTGAGACCGCTCCGACTCCCGCTCCTGATGATTCCTGCCTCTGCGGCAGCGGACAGGCCTTCGCCTCCTGCTGCAGACCGATCCTCGCCGGCGATCGCCACGCCCCGACCGCCGAGGCGCTGATGCGATCGCGCTTCTCGGCCTTCACCCTCGGTGACACGGCGCACCTCCGGCGCAGCTGGGACGCGACGCAGCGCCCGTCGGCCGCGGAGCTCGAGGCGTCGGACGACGATGACCTGCGCTGGCAGAAGCTGCGGATCCTCGACGTGGTCGCGGGCGGTCCCGGCGACGCGGAGGGCGTCGTGGAGTTCGTGGCGATCGCGCGCGGGAGCGCGGGCAAGGTGCGTCTGCACGAGCGCTCCCGGTTCCGGCGGGTGGAGGAAGCGCCGGGCTGGGTCTACGTCGACGGGGAGATCCGCGGCTGA
- a CDS encoding GNAT family N-acetyltransferase — translation MTSHLPPRTLPDGLVASTEAPAVDEYVRLRTDSGLSPRSPEQAAPILTGSWAWQIVRDADGALVAMGRVIGDGGWYFHIADMATAPAQQGRGIGRVVLDLLIERIHAAAPPDPYITLIADPPGRRLYDATGFVDVAPSLGMRLAGR, via the coding sequence ATGACCTCGCATCTCCCGCCCCGCACTCTGCCCGATGGCCTCGTCGCGAGCACCGAGGCGCCCGCTGTCGACGAGTACGTGCGCCTGCGCACCGACTCCGGACTCAGCCCGAGGAGTCCCGAGCAGGCGGCGCCGATCCTCACCGGCAGCTGGGCCTGGCAGATCGTGCGCGACGCCGACGGGGCCCTCGTCGCGATGGGCCGGGTGATCGGCGACGGCGGGTGGTACTTCCACATCGCCGACATGGCGACCGCGCCCGCCCAGCAGGGGCGCGGCATCGGCCGCGTCGTCCTGGACCTCCTCATCGAGAGGATCCACGCCGCCGCCCCGCCCGACCCCTACATCACTCTGATCGCCGATCCGCCCGGGCGCCGGCTCTACGACGCGACCGGTTTCGTGGACGTCGCCCCGTCGCTCGGCATGCGGCTCGCGGGGCGCTGA
- a CDS encoding sugar O-acetyltransferase, with the protein MKPFAVDPDDPRSQLERMLAGDWYIADDPDIQRQFRRALRETARFNDVYAQDPDASQGILGGLLGGLGEGAHVRAPLRVDYGSRLYIGAGTFVNFGLVALDVVDVRIGERCQLGPNIQLLTPIHPLEREARAQGWEAAEPITLEDDVWLGGGVIVCPGVTVGAGSVIGAGSVVTSDVPPGVLAVGSPARVVREL; encoded by the coding sequence ATGAAGCCCTTCGCCGTCGACCCCGACGACCCCCGCAGCCAGCTCGAGCGGATGCTCGCCGGCGACTGGTACATCGCCGACGACCCCGACATCCAGCGTCAGTTCCGTCGCGCCCTGCGCGAGACCGCCCGCTTCAACGACGTCTACGCCCAGGATCCCGACGCCTCCCAGGGGATCCTCGGCGGCCTGCTCGGAGGCCTGGGGGAGGGCGCCCACGTGCGGGCGCCCCTGCGCGTCGACTACGGCAGTCGGCTGTACATCGGCGCCGGCACCTTCGTGAACTTCGGGCTCGTCGCCCTCGACGTCGTCGACGTCCGCATCGGCGAGCGCTGCCAGCTGGGCCCGAACATCCAGCTGCTCACCCCGATCCACCCGCTCGAGCGCGAGGCGCGCGCCCAGGGCTGGGAGGCCGCCGAGCCGATCACGCTCGAGGACGACGTGTGGCTGGGCGGCGGCGTCATCGTCTGCCCCGGCGTCACCGTCGGCGCGGGATCCGTGATCGGCGCGGGCTCGGTCGTGACCTCCGACGTGCCGCCCGGCGTCCTCGCCGTGGGGAGCCCCGCACGGGTGGTCCGGGAGCTCTGA
- a CDS encoding SDR family oxidoreductase, translated as MSSTSLAGKTAVITGSSRGVGADTAKLLAAQGANVVINYRQKAPRANKVVKEIEEAGGRAIAVGADLTTPEEVRGLMRAAVDAFGSLDVLVLNASGGMEADLGEDYAMRLNRDAQLDALLAGTELMTDGGRVVFVTSHQAHFIRDVETMDQYVAVALSKRAGEDALVERIPELEAEGIDLVVVSGDMIEGTVTATLLNRAEPGALDARREAAGRLYSVAEFAAEVAKMATADVKTGHVELVGGAEDFLAQSTDS; from the coding sequence ATGTCGTCGACGTCCCTCGCAGGCAAGACCGCCGTCATCACCGGATCCTCGCGCGGCGTCGGCGCGGACACCGCGAAGCTGCTCGCCGCCCAGGGCGCGAACGTGGTCATCAACTACCGCCAGAAGGCGCCCCGCGCCAACAAGGTCGTCAAGGAGATCGAGGAGGCCGGCGGCCGCGCGATCGCCGTCGGCGCCGACCTCACCACCCCCGAGGAGGTGCGCGGCCTCATGCGCGCGGCCGTCGACGCCTTCGGCAGCCTGGACGTGCTGGTCCTCAACGCCTCCGGCGGCATGGAGGCCGACCTCGGCGAGGACTACGCGATGCGCCTGAACCGCGACGCGCAGCTCGACGCGCTGCTCGCCGGCACCGAGCTCATGACCGACGGCGGCCGCGTCGTCTTCGTGACCAGCCACCAGGCCCACTTCATCCGCGACGTCGAGACCATGGACCAGTACGTCGCGGTGGCGCTGTCCAAGCGCGCCGGCGAGGACGCCCTGGTCGAGCGCATCCCCGAGCTCGAGGCCGAGGGCATCGACCTCGTCGTCGTCTCCGGCGACATGATCGAGGGCACGGTCACCGCGACCCTGCTGAACCGCGCCGAGCCCGGCGCCCTGGACGCGCGCCGCGAGGCCGCCGGCCGCCTGTACTCGGTCGCCGAGTTCGCGGCCGAGGTCGCGAAGATGGCCACGGCCGACGTGAAGACCGGGCACGTGGAGCTCGTCGGCGGCGCCGAGGACTTCCTCGCCCAGTCCACGGATTCCTGA
- a CDS encoding TVP38/TMEM64 family protein, producing MLRSLALVAVVLLMVWLALTVRLPSLDVLQQRLEDYGWAAFLVFALLYAVVALTPIPVTIMAVAGGMLFGVLEGGVLSIVGVMLGCWGAYWVARLLGRGVVGKILGSHARTVGDRLENGGFAAVFLLRVMPGLPYWPVNYGAGAFGITQREFLTASLIACIPGQVSLVAIGAFLADPGVMIGVVLAASWAVVIVMTIWGYRAFRGTARRPLPGSRPHGDGGRAVADGSDADPGDVADDQA from the coding sequence GTGCTCCGGTCGCTGGCGCTCGTCGCGGTGGTGCTGCTCATGGTGTGGCTCGCCCTCACCGTGCGCCTGCCCTCGCTGGACGTGCTCCAGCAGCGCCTCGAGGACTACGGCTGGGCGGCCTTCCTTGTCTTCGCCCTGCTCTACGCCGTGGTCGCGCTGACGCCGATCCCGGTGACGATCATGGCGGTCGCGGGCGGCATGCTCTTCGGCGTGCTCGAGGGAGGCGTGCTCTCGATCGTCGGCGTGATGCTGGGCTGTTGGGGCGCCTACTGGGTCGCCCGGCTGCTGGGCCGCGGCGTTGTCGGCAAGATCCTGGGCAGCCATGCCCGCACCGTCGGCGACCGGCTCGAGAACGGCGGCTTCGCCGCGGTCTTCCTCCTGCGGGTGATGCCGGGCCTGCCCTACTGGCCGGTGAACTACGGGGCGGGAGCCTTCGGCATCACCCAGCGCGAGTTCCTCACCGCCTCGCTCATCGCCTGCATCCCCGGCCAGGTCTCCCTCGTCGCGATCGGGGCCTTCCTCGCCGACCCGGGAGTCATGATCGGCGTCGTCCTCGCCGCGTCGTGGGCGGTCGTGATCGTGATGACGATCTGGGGCTACCGCGCCTTCCGCGGCACCGCCCGTCGGCCCCTCCCCGGGTCCCGGCCCCACGGAGACGGGGGCCGGGCAGTGGCCGACGGGAGCGACGCGGACCCCGGGGACGTCGCGGACGACCAGGCCTGA
- a CDS encoding NADH:flavin oxidoreductase/NADH oxidase, translated as MSRTLFDPITLRDLTVRNRVWVPPMCQYMVEKTDGVVAPWHLMHYGSFARGGAGAVIVEATGVVPEGRISPQDLGLWNDAQRDALRGVVDLVHSLGAAAGIQLAHAGRKASTYSEWGNAAPGTSIPVADGGWETVGPSDLPFGDLAAPRALDATGIDGVIEAFVAAARRAVEAGMDMIEIHGAHGYLIHEFLSPLSNVRTDEYGGSLENRARLLLGIVDAVRGSIPEGMPLLVRLSATDWVEDGLHVEDTVRVAGWLREHGVDMVDISSGGNSPEAQIPVGPGYQTPLATAVKQGAGIPVSAVGMIDEPWQAEQITATGLADVVRVGREFLRDPSFAIRAALALRVAEPPIPTPYLRAYRQQLRG; from the coding sequence ATGAGCCGCACCCTGTTCGACCCCATCACCCTGCGCGATCTCACCGTGCGCAACCGCGTGTGGGTCCCGCCGATGTGCCAGTACATGGTCGAGAAGACCGACGGGGTCGTCGCCCCGTGGCATCTCATGCACTACGGATCGTTCGCGCGCGGCGGGGCGGGCGCCGTGATCGTCGAGGCGACCGGCGTGGTCCCCGAGGGGCGCATCAGCCCGCAGGACCTGGGCCTGTGGAACGACGCGCAGCGCGATGCCCTGCGCGGCGTCGTCGACCTCGTGCACTCCCTGGGCGCCGCCGCCGGCATCCAGCTCGCACATGCGGGCCGCAAGGCGTCGACCTACAGCGAGTGGGGAAACGCGGCGCCCGGCACCTCGATCCCCGTCGCCGACGGCGGCTGGGAGACCGTCGGTCCCTCGGATCTGCCCTTCGGCGATCTGGCCGCGCCGCGAGCGCTCGACGCGACCGGGATCGACGGCGTCATCGAGGCCTTCGTCGCCGCCGCCCGCCGCGCCGTCGAGGCCGGGATGGACATGATCGAGATCCACGGAGCCCACGGCTACCTGATCCACGAGTTCCTCTCCCCGCTCAGCAACGTCCGCACCGACGAGTACGGCGGCAGCCTCGAGAACCGCGCGCGGCTGCTGCTGGGCATCGTCGATGCCGTGCGCGGGTCGATCCCCGAGGGCATGCCCCTGCTGGTGCGGCTCTCGGCGACAGACTGGGTCGAGGACGGACTGCACGTCGAGGACACGGTGCGCGTGGCGGGATGGCTGCGCGAGCACGGCGTGGACATGGTGGACATCTCCTCGGGAGGCAACAGCCCCGAGGCGCAGATCCCCGTCGGCCCCGGCTACCAGACGCCGCTCGCGACGGCCGTGAAGCAGGGCGCGGGGATCCCGGTCTCGGCCGTCGGCATGATCGACGAGCCCTGGCAGGCCGAGCAGATCACCGCGACGGGCCTCGCGGACGTGGTGCGCGTGGGCCGCGAGTTCCTGCGCGATCCGAGCTTCGCGATCCGCGCGGCCCTCGCGCTGCGCGTCGCGGAGCCGCCCATCCCGACCCCCTACCTCCGCGCCTACCGCCAGCAGCTGCGCGGCTGA
- a CDS encoding LysR family transcriptional regulator has product MTTPVLDLNLLRTFLAVHRAGSFTSAARALGLSQPSVTTQIRALEAQVDRSLFTRLPRGVEPTPYAHELAERVRGPLDALDALRTDECDLDGVATPVHLAGPAELLCSRVLPALAPLVAEGVQLRTAEGLTDELLESLREGVHDLVITTRRPRGRALAATPLSDEEYVLVVAPEWARRLEGRGEGESLCRALREVPLVSIAEDMPIVRRYWRSVFGAQPPGAALIAPTLHAVLAAVRAGAGASVLPRSLCREDLEAGDLVDLGGEDVPPLNTLFLVQRPGAECNPAVVRVREALEGAARSW; this is encoded by the coding sequence GTGACCACTCCCGTCCTCGACCTCAACCTGCTGCGCACCTTCCTCGCCGTCCACCGGGCCGGCTCCTTCACCTCGGCGGCGCGCGCGCTCGGTCTCAGCCAGCCCTCGGTCACCACGCAGATCCGTGCCCTCGAGGCGCAGGTGGACCGCTCGCTGTTCACGCGCCTGCCGCGCGGCGTGGAGCCCACGCCCTACGCGCACGAGCTCGCCGAGCGCGTGCGCGGACCGCTCGACGCCCTCGATGCCCTGCGCACCGACGAGTGCGATCTCGACGGCGTCGCCACCCCCGTCCATCTCGCGGGCCCCGCCGAGCTGCTGTGCTCGCGCGTGCTCCCCGCCCTCGCACCGCTCGTCGCCGAGGGCGTGCAGCTGCGCACGGCCGAGGGGCTCACCGACGAGCTCCTCGAGTCGCTGCGCGAGGGGGTCCACGACCTGGTGATCACGACCCGTCGGCCGCGGGGCCGAGCGCTCGCGGCGACGCCGCTCAGCGACGAGGAGTACGTGCTGGTCGTCGCTCCCGAGTGGGCGCGCCGGCTCGAGGGGCGCGGGGAGGGGGAGAGCCTGTGCCGCGCGCTGCGGGAGGTGCCGCTCGTGAGCATCGCCGAGGACATGCCGATCGTGCGCCGTTACTGGCGCTCCGTGTTCGGCGCGCAGCCTCCCGGGGCCGCGCTCATCGCTCCCACCCTGCATGCCGTCCTCGCGGCCGTGCGCGCGGGGGCCGGCGCGAGCGTGCTGCCGCGGTCGCTGTGCCGCGAGGACCTCGAGGCCGGGGACCTCGTGGACCTCGGGGGAGAGGACGTGCCGCCCCTGAACACGCTGTTCCTCGTCCAGCGGCCCGGCGCCGAGTGCAACCCGGCCGTGGTCCGCGTGCGCGAGGCTCTCGAGGGTGCCGCGCGCTCCTGGTGA
- a CDS encoding PrsW family intramembrane metalloprotease, giving the protein MTSQPVPVAAPHTLPGSPWYERLSWLFVLVVGVLAYIVVFVVMLLTHNTTLLPTVLLVGAGTVPLTVLLAAQTTRRGILVPIPIVLLTVGVGGLLAVTIAGFLETIAALILGQESILLVGIIEETAKLIVPLLVLAIAHRATRGGGIAVGIAAGTGFAVLETMGYGFNALLERGGGLAALDSTLVLRAILVPAGHVAWTGAICAAVWHLVEGRRKGLAVLELALTYVVAIVLHTAWDATSSAVLHVLIGVVSVGALVFLILRAHRTHVRALEGAPGDPR; this is encoded by the coding sequence ATGACGTCCCAGCCGGTGCCCGTCGCCGCCCCGCACACCCTGCCCGGATCGCCCTGGTACGAGCGCCTCTCCTGGCTGTTCGTCCTGGTCGTCGGGGTGCTCGCCTACATCGTGGTCTTCGTGGTCATGCTGCTCACGCACAACACCACCCTGCTGCCGACCGTTCTGCTCGTGGGTGCCGGGACCGTGCCGCTCACGGTGCTGCTCGCGGCCCAGACCACGCGCCGCGGGATCCTGGTGCCGATCCCGATCGTCCTGCTGACGGTCGGCGTCGGCGGCCTCCTCGCCGTCACCATCGCGGGCTTCCTCGAGACGATCGCCGCGCTGATCCTCGGACAGGAATCCATCCTGCTGGTCGGGATCATCGAGGAGACCGCCAAGCTGATCGTCCCGCTGCTCGTCCTCGCCATCGCGCACCGCGCCACCCGGGGCGGCGGGATCGCCGTCGGCATCGCGGCGGGCACGGGCTTCGCGGTGCTCGAGACGATGGGCTACGGCTTCAACGCCCTGCTCGAGCGCGGTGGCGGCCTCGCGGCGCTCGACTCGACCCTGGTGCTGCGCGCGATCCTCGTCCCGGCCGGTCACGTGGCCTGGACGGGCGCGATCTGCGCCGCCGTCTGGCACCTCGTCGAGGGACGGCGCAAGGGTCTCGCGGTGCTCGAGCTGGCGCTCACCTATGTGGTCGCGATCGTCCTGCACACGGCCTGGGACGCGACGTCGAGCGCGGTGCTGCACGTGCTGATCGGGGTCGTGAGCGTGGGCGCGCTCGTGTTCCTCATCCTGCGCGCGCACCGGACGCACGTGAGGGCGCTCGAGGGCGCTCCCGGCGACCCGCGCTGA
- a CDS encoding MarR family winged helix-turn-helix transcriptional regulator, with translation MSTTPEPHSPSPWRVQDIDASDPSGELVDRSGLTGEAIAGIDELMAALVELRRTEEELREASEAYMQLNSTDMRALHYLIAAAHRGERPTAVALGSELRISSASTTKLLDRLERGGHVHRRAHPSDRRAITIEVAPATRQAAMETMGRQQAGRFRAAARLTDAERETITAFLRSMAREISVEDAPWARGARPPAPAPSPSREPRT, from the coding sequence ATGAGCACGACCCCCGAGCCGCACTCCCCGTCCCCCTGGCGGGTGCAGGACATCGACGCGAGCGATCCGTCCGGGGAGCTCGTGGACCGCTCGGGGCTCACGGGCGAGGCGATCGCGGGGATCGACGAGCTGATGGCGGCCCTGGTGGAGCTGCGGCGCACCGAGGAGGAGCTGCGCGAGGCCTCCGAGGCGTACATGCAGCTGAACTCGACGGACATGCGCGCACTGCACTACCTGATCGCCGCGGCCCACCGCGGCGAGCGGCCGACGGCCGTGGCCCTGGGCTCGGAGCTGCGGATCTCGAGCGCCTCGACGACGAAGCTGCTGGACCGCCTCGAGCGCGGAGGGCACGTCCACCGCCGCGCACACCCCTCCGACCGCCGCGCGATCACGATCGAGGTGGCGCCCGCGACGCGGCAGGCGGCCATGGAGACCATGGGACGTCAGCAGGCGGGTCGCTTCCGGGCCGCCGCGCGTCTCACCGACGCCGAGCGCGAGACGATCACCGCGTTCCTGCGCTCGATGGCCCGCGAGATCTCCGTCGAGGACGCTCCGTGGGCCCGTGGGGCACGACCGCCCGCACCCGCCCCCTCCCCTTCCAGAGAACCGAGGACCTGA